AAAGTTCACGGTACACACGAAGACGACGCTGCCGGAGTTTCAGAAGGCGGAGTTCTTCGTCGTGAGACAGCACGAAGAGTTCGTCTGGCTCCACGACAGATACGAGGAGAATGAAGAGTACGCTGGTTACATTGTAAGTTTTATTTGCCTTTTGTTTCTAGCCAACCAATCTATTTAGCCCACCTGGCCTTACCCAGAACGTTTGGTAGAACTTTGTGCAAagttcgagatggcccagtcgttagaacgcctgcatcttaaccgatgattgtaggttcaaacccaggcaagcaccgctgattcatgtgcttaatttgtatttataattcatctcgtgctcagcggtgaaggaaaaacgtcgtgaggaaacctgcatgtgacaaatttcatagaaattctgccacatgtttattccaccaaccggcattggaacagcgtggtggaatatgttcaaaaccttctcctcaaagggagaggaggcctttagacaagcagtgggaatttacagactgttgttgttattgattGTTTATGCAAACCAATCTAGGTAGGCCCAAACTTTCATCAGGTATTTTaccaaacagaaataaaatattgttgtgttccagtttgaaggatatAAAATGGTGTCTCCTACCCTCATAGATGTTGGcaattgcatagtataaaacaaatttgcttaccgctgtctgtccctgtgtatgctcagatctttgcaattaaaaaacggattttgatgcggttttttttaaattcataaagtgGTTCGAAAGAAAGctttttttgtatacaacaacaaacaaacaacaacaacaacaacagcctgtaaatttctcactgctgggctaaggcctcctctttctttgagaagagggtttggaagatattctaccacgctgttccaatgcggtttggtggaatacacatggggcagaattttgTGAAATCAGAGGTTCCTCATGatattttacttcaccgccaagcacgagatgaattataaacacaaattaagcacatgaatattcagcagtgcttgcctgggtttgaacccgtaatcatcagttaagatgcgcGTGTTCTagccgctgggccatctcgcttctgacaatagaaaaacatggatcattttagatgtttctaaagtAATGCCGTAATTGAAACagtttttttgcgcttacattgcgaATGTTAGCTGAATCCTATgagatagattaaaataatgtgGTGcagtatgtgtgtatgtgttgttttgtttaatgacaaaaaagctgtgaacACTGTAAGACAttctataggttggcggacgagcatatgagccacctgatagtaagtggtcacgatcacccatagacaatgacgctgtaaaaaataacaattaaaactatagtatattttgtgtCAGCATTACACCCTTGCGAAGTCGGGGGCTAGTTGGCAATAAGTGGGTAGTATCCACTACCCCAAGCCATACGTACACAAAACCCTACCGTTCGGTTTTTcaggatattattatttatacatattgaaCACTATGTGATGTTAACAACAGATACCGCCGGCGCCGCCGAGACCGGACTTCGATGCGTCTCGTGAAAAGTTGCAGCGTCTGGGCGAGGGCGAGGGAGCTCTGACCCGCGAGGAGTTCCTCAAGATGAAGGAGGAACTCGAGGAGTGAGTGAAACCAAATGATAATCCTTTGAATTGTGATAAGAACGCAGTACAACTCTTGTCACTGAGGCGTCACAGCTTTTGGTACCTTATTGCCaaagtaaaatattctttattcgaatCGTAATAGTGTTGAATTGAATTTAGAGATACCACtcgttctgaaagtagattctacttttGGTGTACtatttttggtggtagggctttgtgcaagcccgcccgggtaggtacgacccactcatcagatatcctaccgctaaacaacagtacgcagtattgttgtgttccggtttgaagggtgagtgagtgtcactacaggcacaagggacatagcatcttagttcccaaggttggtggcgcattgacgatgtaaggaatagttaatacttacagcgttattgtctatgggtgatggtgactacttaccatcaggtgacctatatgaaaaaaaaaaaaataaacatgcgAAGTCGGGACAGGTCACTAGTCAAAGAAATGTCTGACTCCACTTTAAACATAGAATTTCTCTTCGATTCGACATTTGTATTAGTGCAACGTTTTCGTGTAACGTTTCAGAAGGAAACCGTTGTGTAACAAGTCTTTTGCCATTTTTCCAGGGAGTATCTGGCGACGTTCAAGAAGACGGTGGCGATGCACGAAGTTTTCCTGCAGCGTCTCGCGGCGCACCCCGTGTTCAGGAGCGACGCGCACTTGAGGGTGTTCCTCGAGTACGAACAGGACTTATGCGCGAAGCCCCGAGGGAAAATGGACCTTATCGGCGGGCTCGTGAGTTCATTATTGCTTAACACGTAAattgttatgtattaaatatcatgtgagtcgagatggcccagtggttagaacgcgtgcatcttaaccgatgattgcgggttcaaacccaggcaagcaccgctgattcatgtgcttaatttgtctttataattcatctcgtgctcggcggtgaaggaaaacatcgtgaggaaacctgcatgtgacaaatttcatagaaattctgccacatgtgtattccaccaacccgcattggaacagcgtggtggaatatgttccaaaccttctcctctaagggagaggaggcctttagcccagcagtgggaatttacaggctgttgttgtaaatatcaTAATCTGCCcgtagatttcccactgctgatctAAGGATTCTCCCTCTTCACAATGTCTCGTGGGGTATAATTCCATGATTtatacacatgtaggtttcctcacaattttACTTAACCTTCAATGTCGAGATGTATTTATCATCCCCCTGCTTTTATCCCATTTTACTTGTAGCATTGTCTTcgcctttaataaaaaatatgaaagtttAGATGTGCTTGTCTAGTTTTGAATCTTTCAAGTAGGTTTATGAATGGTCTTTTAACATAAATGTAGTAGACCTAAAGTTatggttcgaaatgtagattctaccaagaggAAAAGATAAATAACTCAGTAGCGTTACCAAAACACAAAGCTATTTCAATTtctgacaacctccgtggtcgagtggtgtgtacaccggttttcatgggtacgccactccgaggtcccggtttcgattcccggagtcgatgtagattgtcattagttttctatgttgtcttgggtctgggtgtttgtggtgccgtcgttacttctgctttccataacacaagtgctttagctacttacattgggttcagagtaatgtatgtgatgttgtcacatatttattattgttatttatttattatttaatcaggtatagtataacacaaattagatgaagcatcggaaaatgcaatggaatgaaaataaaaacgattactgccgatttacacaaccaataagctccctatcgcgccattcgacgctattcgtcgctatagattcacgcgtcagaaaaagcaagtgcgtgtaaatcgacgcgtcaaattgacgaatatattaggtcatatgatattaaaagttattacgtttgtgcaaagatcatattcgcataagaaataaacattgataatttgggatagcgttcgcaattcggatgtgatcggttttacgaattttgccgatgcgacaatctcagttgtgtcgtactataaatgtACTCCGAATGAAAGTCTATAAGTGTTAATTTCACTCCGTGATATAGAAGTGAAtgagtattgaaataaaatatattttgatttgattcattcATCGTCAGGTGCGTTCGATGACGACGACGACCGACGAGATCTACCTCGGCGCGACTGTGAGGGACGTGAATGACTTCTTCGAGCAGGAGACTGCGTTCCTGCAGGAGTACTACTCGCACCTCAAGGAGGCCGTCGCCAAGGTCGACAGGATGACCTCCAAACACAAGGGTGAGTAACAAAGTAGCAAAAAatcataagattttaaattaacatgattattttcattactaaaggtattaatttcgggatatttgcGATAtttaacgcgtgcatcttaaccgatgattgcgggttcaaacccaggcaagaaccggtgtttcatgggcttaatttgtctttataattcatctcgtgctcagcggtgaaggaaaacatcgtgaggaaacctgcatgtgacaaatttcatagaaattctgccacatgtgtattccaccatgtattggaacagcgtggtggaatatgttccaaaccttctcctcaaaaggagtggaggcctttagcccagcagtgggaatttacaggctgttgttgttgttgttgttgttgttaccatgttttttatatatgaaatatctagctccaccgaacaaaaataaactttagtacCAAAAAATCATTCTGTAGACGcgaattaaaagtaattttttattgacGAAGCTATGAATGCCACACAATTTGTCTCTTTTTAGTTCTCTGATAACTTAAAATAGACAAATTGCGTGGCATTTTCACTTGATGGTAGAGCTTTATGCAATgcaattccgcagacatttttaactttgccgtttcgtaaattaaaatcgtttgtataataatacattggtagaaaaaggcgtattattcgatacaagattttgtagatgataaaaaggcgtggagttaatacctgttgtagtagtacatacatatatgattgtatttaactaacatgaatttttaaatgctgaaaaagagtaactactgagtttcttgccggttcttctctagatagaatctactttccgaaccggtggttcacTTAATTgagaaatgacgattcaaaactttttcttaaagcctacttgaataaagtttcttttgattttaatgtttgCACCCACTCGGACCGTTGACCTTCAATATCTTAAGCCGCCATCACGATAGTACTTGTGACTTTTCAGATAACATTAAGAACGACAAAACAAAGGTTTATACTTTAACGTGTAGGCTATCTTGAGATACTGAGGCATATAATATTCAGAGACGGATCCAGGTATGAGGCTAGCCAATACTCAAAGACCgaaggaataatatatttttatttacgacatgtcACAATTGTTTGAGTACCCTGTGCTGACTGATTGATAaatgtatctaataataaattgttatgatttcgTCATGCCAAATATGGAGTGCAACTAAAAAGGCGATGTGCTGACGGCACAATACCAATTAATGGTAGAAGTGTGCTGATTTTGACAATGTCATAATGGTCTTTCAGACGTAGCTGACGCTCACATCAAGCTGTCATCCTGCATAACTCAGCTGGCGACGAGGGAGCAGCCTTCCACCGAGAGATTCCTCACGCGAGCGGCGGAGACTTTCGACAAGTGCAGGGTATGTACAAAGTGTCCTGTATTAGGTAATCCGGTGTCCTATATGCAAACTAATTACAGCCACAGGTGCAAAACAGTGACTACACTCTATGGCCCAACTTATGGACATcaaaattttgacgacctccgtggtcgagtagtgtgtaaagaatagttaatattccttacagcgtaattgtctatgggtgatggtgaccacttaccatcaggtggcccatatgtcgtccgccagcctataccataaaaaaagaaaaaaaaaaccacaacaccggttttcatggctacgccactccgaggtcccgggttcaattcccggccgagatgtagacaaaatttattagttttcttcaTCACTTTCATCAGTTAACTACTTGTAAGTTGTAGAGGTGATTAAGATTGACCATTTCGGGTTTCAGAAAATCGAAGGTCGCATGGCGTCAGACCAGGACCTGAAGTTGGCGGACACGCTGCGCTACTACATGCGCGACGCGCACGCCGCCAAGGCCGTGCTCGTGCGTCGCCTGCGGTGAGTAACCAACACTTTTTTTGCTGACGGTACTTTCAACACTTCTACATAGATTCGATTTAGTGTACCGATAACACGAGAATGTCTATTTTACTaagattttaataagaaaacggGTAAAGTACTTTATTAGTTAAATCTTGAATTCAATCAAAGTATAGTCAATTACTGAATAGTTTATATCCTATATGGACCCTATCTGtgaaatttcaagtttgtacgTGTTGTGGTGACAAGACTTGTTGTGGTGTGGAGAAAAGAAAAAGTCGAGATATGAATAATAGATATCTTTAATTAGcggtgtatatttatattggttacaAAAATTCGTCATTGCAGAATTTTTTGATGTTAATGTAGGTCATCTACAGTGTTATACTTTATCGTTATCTCGCTCTgccgttatatataaatatatattaaaagttgttATCGTTAGATTACAGCGTTGCAATGCTTTATAGGCGTtcgtacaattattttcaatcgttaaatcaaataatgaaCTGGGATTACAAGTATAGACGTCGGCGATCCGTTTGCGTGACATACACTGCTTTTACCGGCCGTAATTCGTTGCCTTAGCAATATTAGCCATCTAGCGGCGCTGCACGTCAAATGTTTCGCCAGAGCAAGCTTAACTCATCCTAGTCCAATAATcaaaactttacaatttaattcaacattaatCAAATAGATTAATTTGGCGCATTTGGTGGGCAccgtcatatatatatttgtaatataatcttTTCTTTCAGATGTCTAGCCGCCTACGAAGCAGCCAATAGGAATCTAGAAAGAGCAAGAGCCAAGAACAAGGATGTGCACGCCGTGAGTATTATGCACAGATGCACAAACTGACTTCGTACCTTCCCACACACATAAATACACAACATTACAATGATATTTGTGCACTATCACATccgtagaatattttttaacacagGATTCAAGGTGCACAGATGTGCAATGACCTCATAtggtattgttttgttaatggTGATATTTAGGTTATCAGAAAAAAACATGATTTTGTAACTATTCTGTTGACCGTTGTCGTTAGTTCGGAGCTAAATTGGTTGTGTAACCCATCTCCGATACAGAAACaacttataaatcaaaatcaatctaGAAGCATCACATTTACTTGTTGATTGTCAAATTTAACACTAAAAGCGATTCGGGAAAATGAAAGCTCGTGAATCGGCTCATAAACTCAatgagttattaatttcgggatatttaccatgttttttttattcttgttcGGTggagtgtacataaaataaatataactagtgactgtggtaggggtgaaagtgacgatagtagtggtgaccggtgtttacggacacttctaacattatcaacatctacccgcaaacttcagtctcgtgaacaagacattcgtagataatgtcgaaatatcgagctccaccgaacaaaaataaaaaacatggtacatatcccgaaattaataactcaaACAATAAAATCTTATAGAACTCAATGAGtattctgtttgtaataaaacgCTTACAGTTTTGATAGTGTAATCGTTTAGGTAATCGTAATTGGTCCAccatattaaaaactattagtccccgcggcttcgttcacgttttagggtgttggttgtcgtgTGTTATGCAACAAAGTACTGGTGTTCATGTTTGatacatactaaatttcatggaattcggttcagcagtttggtcgtgaaagagcgacagacagacagagttactttcacatttataatattagtatagatttagtgtTTTTTCGGCAGTTGCAATCTAGACACATAACAGTCCTTACACATATACGGTGACGTCACGTCTgtgtaggtatagtacgacacaattcaGATGTAGcgttggcaaaattcgtaaaaccgatcacatccgaattgagtacgctatcccaaattaacaatatttatttcttatgtgatctttacgcaaacgtaataacttgtaatatcatatgatcatattcgtcaatttgacgcgtcgatttacacgcactcgctgtctcgggttgaactgacgcgagaatctatagcgacgaatagcgtcgaatggcgcgatagggagctgtgtCTATTGGTTGAgtgaatcggcagtgatcggtcttattgaatttgccgatgctacatctaagttgtgttgtgcTATATGTCGTATATCGCGGTTagctagtatatatgtataattgtgaTTCGgaaaagatataattaattaatatcaccTTCTTGTCCCACGCACACAGCCGATGGAGGTCCAAGAGGTAACGCACGCTTATAAACATTTGCATGATGCTTTTATATAACTACGTTGCTGTTAGTGCGAAAGGGTCGTATGTAACAATAGTTTCAAGGTCGTTTTACACtgaatatatcaaatcaaactttattcaaaggcttttacaagaataTGCAttgtaattcttaaatatattggtTTGTACAGTTTGTTATTTCGTGGTTACCATGGAAACGACAAATTACTAAGCTATAGATACAATATGctaaaaatactttaagatatatcttatatatgttacaatatGAAACAGCGTAAAGTTAAGCTACAATATAAGCAATAGCTACTGACAGgtcatatattgaaattaataaataatcaatattaaatgtagcaaaaaaagtaacagtGAAATAACTTGTttagctgagatagcccagtagtATGAATCGTTCtctttaaccgatgattacggattcaaacccacagatttcatgtgcttaatttgcctatACAATACATCACAAACGTAGctgttaaggaaaacatcgtgaggaaacctgcatgtgtctaatttcaatagaCTCTGTATTTGCACTGGAGTAGAATGGTGCAGTTACCCACTCCACAAGTGAGAGAAGACTTAAGACCActattaactaatatttatataataagtaaataaataaagtattatgttCATTACAATTGTAATTCCTTACATACGTCCTTTTGCAATAACAGTGACGAATATCTCCTTCACTGCAATCATTTTAAGGCTTGCTATAATTTTTATCTTCATACGTATGAAAGAGATGGCTATATTTTATCATGTCATATTAGTGTAGAATGTATAGATGTACCGGTGTCAATGTGttgtatttctatatatatgttttttttttatcggttAGCGGACGAgattatgggccacctgattttaagcggtcaccatcacccatagacaatgacgctgtaagaaatatttactattccttacatagccaatgcgccaccaaccttgggaactaagatgttatgtcccttgtgcctgtagttacactggctcactcaccctccaaaccgaatcacaacaatactgagtactgttgtttggcggagaactgatgagtgggtggtacctacctagacgggcttgcaaagccctaccaccaagtaaaacttaCTACATATTGCTTATATTAAAGCGTGAATAGCGCTATGGTCTTAAAATGACTTGAACAGAAATTGTTTTGTCAACTGTATCGTTGGTGTAGTTGCTAGCTGTACCAGTATACAGAGATTTTGGAGTCAAATTTAAAAGCGAGTACATCAAACGATACCTGGATTTTCTGTTAAGGAAATATAAGCAAACCTTAAGCGCTTaaccaaacaacaacaacattcaCTGTCATTTTGTATTAAAGCTGAAAGAGgcagtctaactacaggcaagGGACATCTCagtgcccaaggttggtggcgcatctGTGACATCAGATATGTTCATGTCTATTTCTCGCCATAACTATTCTAATGACTTCAGCACAAATATATCTCTTGTGCAGTGATCCcatttgtgtataaatatcgTGTCGCAGCAAGGCGCCTAATAAAGAACAATATGCGGAGATATATTTCTCGTGCAGTGCGAATGGGATCCATTAGTGTACGAATACAGTGTGTGCAGCAAGGCCTCTAATGCAAATACCCCCTCCCCCTCCCCCCGTAGGCGGAGATATATATTTCGTGCAATGATCCCATTAGTGTACGACTACCGTGTGTGCAGCAAGGCCTCTAATGCAAATACCCCCTCCCCCTCCCCCCGTAGGCGGAGATATATATTTCGTGCAATGATCCCATTAGTGTACGACTACCGTGTGTGCAGCAAGGCCTCTAATGCAAATACCCCCTCCCCCTCCCCCCGTAGGCGGAGATATATATTTCGTGCAATGATCCCATTAGTGTACGACTACCGTGTGTGCAGCAAGGTGTCTAATGCGAATACCCCCTCCCCCTCCCCCCGCAGGCGCAGATATATATTTCGTGCAATGATCTCATTAGTGTACGACTACCGTGTGTGCTGTAAGGTGTCTAATGCGAATACCCCCTCCCCCTCCCCCCGCAGGCggagatatatattttgtgcaATGATCCCTAATGGGTTGAGTTGGTTatctcaaccgtaccgatcaatctctttcgtgtcttctccatcctaatATTGGCGATATAATCTGTGGCCTgtcacaactaaaagccatttaactaagaattgaattatattcaagtaggcttttatagaACTGTTAAAAGCAAAGCTACCAAAGATTCGGAATTTAAATACTACCGTGCAGAACCGACTAGAAACTTATTAGTCGGTAAGTCAGTTACAACCACTGTGTATTGAATCATATTTGATGGCGTTTTCACGTTtcaagaaatttatatttacactaaTGTGTACGACTACCGTGTGTGCTGTAAGGTATCTAATGCGAATACCCCTCCCCCCCCCGCAGGCGGAGCAGGCGCAGTCGGACGCGTGCGCGCGCTTCGAGCAGCTGTCGGCTCGCGCGCGGGAGGAGCTGCTAGACTTCCGCGTGCGACGTGTCGCCGCCTTCCGGAAGAGGTCGGGCCACCTAGAGGAACTTTTTGCTCTCTGATTATAAATGAAGACATTGTGTTATTGTTCATCagttgagagtcgagatggcccagtcgttagaacgcgtgcatcttaaccgatgattgcgggctcaaacccaggcaagcacatctgattcgtgtgcttaatttgtctttataattcttctcgtactcggcggtgaaggaaaacatcgtgaggaaacctgcatgtgacaaatttcatagaaattctgccacatgtgtattccaccaacccgcatcggaacagcgtggtggaatatgttccaaaccttctccaagggagaggaggccttttgcccagctgtgggaattcacaggctgttgttgttgttgtcatcaGTTGATcctaaattttactattttagaattttataaaacatatgttCAGGAACAAATGTTTGGCAAACTTCTCCCGTTCTCTTGAAGCTTTTGGAGTTATATAAACATACTGGTACAATACAATACGGATAGGTTTCCCCACGAAGTTTGTCAATAAGGATTAGAATAACTTAAGTATTTTTGTCACCAACCATTATTGGCGCAGTTTGTTGTAACCTCGAAATCGTCTCATTAAAAGGAAAAATCTTTTGTGACGATATCCGTGATCGAGCAGTGTGTGCACAAGTTTTCATGcgcacgccactccgaggtccccggttcgattcccggccgaaacgatgtagaaaaagtacattaattttctatgtcgtcttgggtctgggtgtttgtggtatcgttacttctgattttccacaacacaagtgctttagctacatataTGTGAGATATatgagtgatgtatgtgatgttgtccaatattttttggTCCAGTAGAATTAAAGAGGTTTTACTGCATTTTACCCTTTTTAAACTGCATCTCAATACAGTGGTCATATAACTGACGTCTACCCCACAGTTTGATAGATTTGGCGGAATTGGAGATCAAACACGCGCGCGCCCAACAGGAGCTGTTCCGGAAGTCTCTGCAGGTGTTACGGGAGTGTCAGTAACGCgccgatagatggcgctatcgatgaaattatttcgtttatgtattcaatttatTGATGTAATCTTAGTTACTTTAAGTTAAATATGGAGTAGGCTCTTAGTGCCTTGATGTGTTGTAatcttcaaaatattctttattcaaataggcaaataattcaaactcaaataactttattcaatataaaagcattacactttcttattgatggtcaattgaaacactaccaccggttcggaaagaaagtgccctgacctgaaaagaaccggcgaaagaaactcagcgggttttttttttgtttgtctcatatgttatataaataaacaattaatagatCTTTAAATTGTGACACAGTATTGTATCacagttgaattaaatgtaaaactatcgTTGGTTTGAAAAGTAGATTCTgctaagaagaaccggcaacatactcttttacaaaattttaatcacAGAATCAAGAGTTCTATCTAGATTGATTTTTATCAAGTTCTTTGAGTAACATGCCTTATCATGCCTCAAAAAGACATCGATAATGTGTTTTTGACattatctgtaattattttgattgaataggcaagtttttaaataaattgatctgTCAGATTACTTGAATCTGACCCCGAAACGTCTCCCAAAACGCGTCGGGTAACCGAGAGTCTACTTCAATTGTTAGGCTTATATTATCTAAATGTTTTTTAACGTGAAACTcatcatcaaaattaaattgagtTGGTTATCTCCACCGTACTGAccaatctctttcgtgtcttctccatcctaatATTGGCGATATAATGTGTGCCCTgtcacaactaaaagccatctaactaagaattgaataggctatttgactggtttttaaaatccattttataatatttagtagaggttaaggaacccagtaaaagttgtgtcttttatttctagtacatatttgccgaaaaataccAATTACCATAAtaccattattaaatattccatatttaaataacgcgcgaaaacgctacttggacaatatggctctgcaaaggggtcggtgacgtcactttgctgtaatttaatctgtggtacatataatagaaaagcatggtttacaagaaagtgactttatTATAAGCCCGGccgatcaggagcgttttgtgtcacgtgacaaacgttagaaaaaatgcatttttatttattgatttttgaatagattaagtattattttcaagtttcgctagtaaataaccatttataaactcataatatacagtgattacaataattcacaatttatttttcgcattgtcaaatagcctattatgttcATGTAGGCTTTTATAGAATTGTTAAAAGCAAAGCTACCAAAGATTCGGAACTTAAATACTACCGTGCAGAACCGACTAGAAACTTATTAGTCGGTAAGTCACTTACAATCACTGAGTATTGTATCATATTTGATCATGTTTTCACGTTtaaagaaatttttatttacattcgtaagatatgtttaaataatattttttttagaagttctaagtattttttttcctaTGTTTAATGCCAGCGAATGGCATCAGAACAATGCCACAATGGCAAATTCCAATTGtgtattttaaacatatgtactgattagtatataatgtatttgaaattgttttatgtagttttttatggtttaatataaaaatctttatacatTATGTGCTCTACTGATATTCCTGGTACATTGTTCTTGGAGACTAAGCAGTGCCGTTTTTAACCTATTGGAGGCCTTGGGCATATAAGGGGGCCCCTATGACTTTCATAAAAGACTATTTAGTTAGAATAGACACAGAAActttaattgtttttcaatttgcGAATAAATAATGCTCTGTTGAAATACTTAGTTAATGATTTATAACCTGTAGCTTCTGGAaaagtcaaaatctttattttgaaatgc
This Vanessa cardui chromosome 29, ilVanCard2.1, whole genome shotgun sequence DNA region includes the following protein-coding sequences:
- the LOC124541962 gene encoding sorting nexin-32, translated to MMDCVEESNHDPLSVPAVSTPSSGDIKPEKKKPNENVSLADNSLLVDISDALSEKEKVKFTVHTKTTLPEFQKAEFFVVRQHEEFVWLHDRYEENEEYAGYIIPPAPPRPDFDASREKLQRLGEGEGALTREEFLKMKEELEEEYLATFKKTVAMHEVFLQRLAAHPVFRSDAHLRVFLEYEQDLCAKPRGKMDLIGGLVRSMTTTTDEIYLGATVRDVNDFFEQETAFLQEYYSHLKEAVAKVDRMTSKHKDVADAHIKLSSCITQLATREQPSTERFLTRAAETFDKCRKIEGRMASDQDLKLADTLRYYMRDAHAAKAVLVRRLRCLAAYEAANRNLERARAKNKDVHAAEQAQSDACARFEQLSARAREELLDFRVRRVAAFRKSLIDLAELEIKHARAQQELFRKSLQVLRECQ